Proteins encoded together in one Onychomys torridus chromosome 1, mOncTor1.1, whole genome shotgun sequence window:
- the LOC118578189 gene encoding interferon-induced protein with tetratricopeptide repeats 1-like: protein MVKCRTNVYNLTFRGLTIETPQQRWRRRENAGGDQVKENLIQLSCHFTWDLLFEDIDIPDLEMRILDEVEFLDIKNTVRMLNFRAYMKHLKGQHEEALQSLKEAEALIEREDLGMRNLVTWGNCAWVHYHMGSLSEAQTYLDKVENTCKELGSPFRHYIDCAENDCEQGWALLKCGGKNYAVARTCFQMALKDEPENPEYNIGYAVAAYHIDFDDNSISLEPLRKAVRLNPEDPNIKVYLALKLQDVGEAAEAEAHIEEALSNTSCRHSILRYVAKYYRRKGCIDKALPLLHRALQASPASSYLHYQLGLCYHRQVMQLRTSSNKQAQRQAAQQALFEFQEAVKLRPTFEMAYVFMAEVQAEIGQYEEAEANFQKALNMKEPNMIIQFHKRQDIHFRYGLYQDFHRKSEDKAISHYLIGLHLKQKNFVWRKLLTTLEEVARRHASQDVRLVESYSLLGLVHKLKGEKEEALQCYETALRLTEEVNPEF from the coding sequence GGAGAATGCTGGTGGTGATCAGGTCAAGGAGAATCTGATTCAGCTGAGTTGTCACTTCACATGGGATCTGCTGTTTGAAGACATTGACATACCTGATTTGGAAATGAGGATCTTGGATGAGGTTGAGTTCCTAGACATCAAGAACACAGTGCGAATGCTCAACTTCCGGGCCTATATGAAACACCTGAAAGGTCAGCATGAGGAAGCCCTGCAGAGCTTGAAAGAAGCAGAAGCCTTGATCGAGAGAGAAGACTTGGGCATGAGAAACTTGGTGACCTggggcaactgtgcctgggtgcATTACCACATGGGCAGCTTGTCAGAAGCCCAGACCTACCTGGACAAGGTAGAGAACACTTGCAAGGAATTGGGCAGTCCTTTCCGCCATTATATAGATTGTGCAGAGAATGACTGTGAGCAAGGCTGGGCCTTGCTGAAGTGTGGAGGAAAGAATTATGCAGTAGCCAGGACCTGCTTTCAGATGGCTCTGAAAGATGAGCCTGAAAACCCTGAATACAACATTGGCTATGCAGTTGCAGCCTATCACATAGACTTTGATGATAATAGTATCTCTCTAGAACCCCTAAGGAAGGCTGTCAGGTTAAATCCAGAAGATCCAAATATTAAAGTGTACCTTGCCCTGAAGCTTCAGGATGTGGGAGAAGCAGCTGAAGCAGAAGCACACATTGAAGAAGCCCTCAGTAACACATCCTGCCGACACTCTATCTTGCGCTATGTAGCCAAGTATTATCGAAGGAAAGGCTGCATAGACAAGGCTCTCCCTCTGCTACACAGGGCCTTGCAGGCATCCCCTGCCTCTAGCTACCTGCATTACCAACTAGGGCTCTGCTACCATCGACAAGTGATGCAACTGAGGACATCCAGCAATAAGCAGGCCCAAAGGCAGGCGGCACAACAGGCCCTTTTTGAATTTCAAGAGGCTGTGAAACTCAGGCCCACATTTGAGATGGcttatgttttcatggctgaaGTGCAGGCAGAAATTGGCCAGTatgaagaagcagaggcaaatTTCCAGAAGGCACTGAACATGAAGGAACCAAACATGATTATTCAGTTTCACAAAAGGCAGGATATTCATTTCCGCTATGGCCTTTACCAAGACTTTCATCGGAAATCAGAGGACAAGGCGATCAGCCATTACTTAATAGGACTTCATCTGAAACAAAAAAACTTTGTCTGGAGGAAACTACTCACAACTTTGGAGGAAGTGGCCAGAAGACATGCTAGCCAGGATGTTCGACTTGTGGAGAGCTATAGCTTGCTTGGCTTAGTCCACAAACTgaagggggaaaaggaagaggccCTGCAGTGCTATGAGACAGCTCTGAGGCTCACTGAGGAGGTGAACCCTGAATTCTGA